In a single window of the Nodularia spumigena CCY9414 genome:
- a CDS encoding NAD(P)H-quinone oxidoreductase subunit 4: MNAIEFPWLSAIILLPLVAALAIPLIPDKEGKTVRWYGLGVAIADFALIISAFWYSYDFQNPTLQLVENYAWVPQLGLNWSVGVDGLSMPLLLLTGLINTLAIFAAWKVTTKPRLFYALMLVMYSAQIGVFVAQDLLLFFLMWEIELVPVYLLISIWGGPKRRYAATKFILYTAAASIFILVAGFAMAFSGDTVTFDMATLGMKQYPKALELLTYAGFLIAFGVKMPIFPLHTWLPDAHGEASAPGSMILAGVLLKMGGYALIRFNVEMLPNAHVYFAPVLAVLGVVNIVYGACCAFAQTNLKRRLAYSSIAHMGFVLIGIASYTEIGISGAVLQMVSHGLIAASLFFLSGVTYERTHTLMMDKMGGMAKVMPRTFAVFTIGAMASLALPGMSGFVGELMVFLGIASSDVYSSSFKIVVILLSAVGVILTPIYLLSMLRQVFYGEQNAELHLDTVVADIKPRELFITACLIIPIIGIGFYPKLVTQTYDVKAVELAAHARQVLPVFARQQPASLYSTIFTAPTLASSEIDTLVNLSE, encoded by the coding sequence ATGAATGCTATTGAATTTCCCTGGCTGTCAGCCATAATTTTATTGCCCCTGGTGGCTGCCTTAGCCATCCCTTTAATCCCAGATAAAGAAGGCAAAACCGTTCGCTGGTATGGTTTGGGAGTGGCGATCGCCGATTTTGCCCTGATAATTTCTGCCTTTTGGTATAGCTACGACTTCCAAAACCCCACACTGCAACTCGTAGAAAACTATGCTTGGGTTCCACAGTTAGGTTTAAATTGGTCTGTTGGTGTTGATGGTTTATCAATGCCCTTACTTTTATTAACCGGCTTAATTAACACACTGGCAATCTTCGCGGCCTGGAAAGTCACCACTAAGCCGCGATTGTTTTATGCCTTGATGTTGGTGATGTACAGCGCCCAGATTGGCGTATTTGTCGCCCAAGACTTGCTATTATTCTTCCTAATGTGGGAAATCGAGTTAGTACCTGTGTACCTGCTAATTTCCATCTGGGGAGGTCCAAAGCGCCGTTACGCAGCTACTAAATTTATTCTCTATACAGCCGCAGCATCAATATTTATCTTAGTAGCTGGTTTTGCAATGGCATTCTCAGGAGATACCGTCACCTTCGACATGGCGACTCTGGGAATGAAGCAATACCCCAAAGCCTTAGAATTATTAACTTATGCAGGATTCTTAATCGCCTTTGGTGTGAAGATGCCCATCTTCCCCTTACACACTTGGCTACCTGATGCCCACGGCGAAGCATCTGCACCTGGTTCCATGATTTTGGCTGGTGTGTTGTTAAAAATGGGTGGTTATGCACTCATCCGCTTCAACGTTGAAATGTTGCCTAATGCCCATGTTTACTTTGCCCCAGTCTTAGCAGTATTAGGTGTAGTTAACATTGTCTACGGTGCTTGCTGCGCCTTTGCCCAAACAAATCTCAAACGCCGCTTGGCTTACTCCTCAATTGCCCACATGGGATTTGTCTTAATCGGCATAGCATCTTATACAGAGATTGGGATTAGCGGTGCTGTATTACAGATGGTTTCCCACGGTTTAATTGCTGCTAGCTTGTTCTTCTTATCTGGTGTAACTTACGAACGTACCCACACCTTGATGATGGACAAAATGGGCGGTATGGCCAAAGTAATGCCCAGAACCTTCGCAGTATTTACAATTGGTGCAATGGCTTCTCTAGCTTTACCCGGAATGAGTGGCTTTGTGGGTGAGTTGATGGTGTTCCTCGGTATCGCTTCCAGCGATGTTTACAGTTCCAGCTTCAAAATTGTAGTCATCCTGTTGTCGGCGGTTGGTGTCATTTTAACTCCAATTTACCTACTCTCGATGCTGCGCCAAGTATTCTACGGTGAACAAAACGCAGAATTACATCTAGATACTGTAGTTGCTGACATCAAACCCCGTGAATTGTTTATCACCGCTTGTTTGATCATTCCCATCATCGGTATCGGTTTCTATCCCAAGTTAGTTACGCAGACTTACGATGTGAAAGCAGTGGAACTAGCAGCTCATGCGCGTCAAGTTCTACCAGTATTCGCTCGTCAGCAACCCGCAAGTCTGTACTCGACTATCTTCACTGCACCAACCTTAGCTTCATCTGAAATTGATACTTTAGTTAATCTCTCAGAGTAA
- the thrS gene encoding threonine--tRNA ligase: protein MVQQPMSPNSSLVKSEQPEKIYLPRTSESETLKQIRHTASHVMAMAVQKLFPKAQVTIGPWIENGFYYDFDSPEPFSENDLKAIKKEMVKIINRKLPVIREEVSREEAEKRISEIHEPYKLEILGDIKQEPITIYHLGNEWWDLCAGPHVENTSQLNPKAIELESVAGAYWRGDETKAQLQRIYATAWESPEQLAEYKRRKEEALRRDHRKLGKELGLFIFSEQVGPGLPLWTPKGTLLRSVLEDFLKKEQLKRGYLPVVTPHIARVDLFKTSGHWQKYKEDMFPLMSDDEEAAALEQGFVLKPMNCPFHIQIYKSELRSYRELPIRLAEFGTVYRYEQSGELGGLTRVRGFTVDDSHLFVTPEQLDSEFLNVVDLILSVFKSLQLKNFKARLSFRDPASDKYIGSNEVWDKAEGAIRRAVEKLGMNYFEGIGEAAFYGPKLDFIFSDALEREWQLGTVQVDYNLPERFDLEYVAEDGSRQRPVMIHRAPFGSLERLIGILIEEYAGDFPLWLAPVQARLLPVGEAQLDFAKDVAAKMVAEGIRAEVDTSGDRLGKIIRNAEKQKIPVMAVIGAKEVESNSLSIRTRASGELGAIPVDEVVDKMKQAIANFENF, encoded by the coding sequence ATGGTTCAGCAACCGATGTCGCCAAATTCATCTCTCGTGAAATCAGAACAGCCTGAAAAAATTTATTTACCTCGGACCAGCGAATCGGAAACATTAAAGCAGATTCGCCACACAGCTTCTCACGTAATGGCAATGGCGGTACAAAAGCTGTTTCCTAAAGCGCAAGTTACAATCGGTCCCTGGATTGAAAACGGTTTTTACTACGACTTCGATAGTCCAGAACCATTTAGCGAAAATGATTTGAAAGCCATCAAGAAAGAGATGGTAAAGATTATTAATCGCAAATTACCTGTAATTCGGGAAGAAGTCAGCCGGGAAGAAGCCGAAAAAAGAATCTCAGAAATTCACGAACCTTACAAACTCGAAATCCTGGGAGATATTAAACAAGAACCCATCACAATTTACCATCTGGGTAATGAATGGTGGGATTTGTGCGCCGGACCTCATGTAGAAAACACCAGTCAATTAAACCCCAAAGCTATTGAATTAGAAAGTGTAGCCGGTGCTTATTGGCGTGGGGATGAAACGAAGGCGCAGTTACAACGCATCTATGCGACTGCGTGGGAAAGTCCAGAACAACTGGCTGAATATAAGCGGCGCAAAGAAGAAGCGCTACGAAGAGATCACCGTAAACTTGGTAAGGAACTGGGTTTATTTATATTTTCCGAACAAGTGGGGCCGGGTTTACCTTTGTGGACTCCTAAAGGTACTTTGTTGCGGAGTGTTTTAGAAGATTTCCTCAAAAAGGAACAGCTTAAACGGGGTTATTTACCTGTAGTCACGCCGCATATTGCGAGAGTGGATTTATTTAAAACTTCTGGACACTGGCAAAAGTATAAGGAAGATATGTTTCCTTTAATGTCGGATGATGAGGAAGCCGCAGCTTTAGAGCAAGGTTTTGTCCTTAAGCCGATGAATTGTCCCTTCCATATCCAAATATACAAGAGTGAGTTACGTTCTTATCGGGAATTACCAATTAGATTGGCAGAATTTGGTACTGTTTACCGCTACGAACAATCAGGAGAATTGGGTGGTTTAACCAGAGTGCGCGGTTTTACTGTGGATGATTCCCACCTGTTTGTGACTCCTGAACAGCTAGACAGTGAATTTCTCAACGTGGTGGATTTGATTTTGTCGGTGTTTAAGAGTCTGCAATTGAAGAATTTTAAAGCTAGACTCAGTTTCCGCGACCCAGCCAGTGATAAGTATATCGGTTCTAATGAAGTGTGGGATAAAGCCGAAGGTGCAATTCGCCGCGCTGTGGAAAAGTTGGGAATGAATTACTTTGAGGGAATCGGGGAAGCGGCGTTTTATGGTCCCAAACTAGATTTTATCTTTAGTGATGCTTTAGAACGGGAGTGGCAATTAGGAACTGTTCAGGTAGATTACAATTTACCAGAACGCTTTGATTTAGAATATGTAGCTGAAGATGGTTCCCGCCAACGTCCTGTGATGATTCACCGTGCGCCGTTTGGTTCTCTAGAACGGCTAATTGGGATTTTAATTGAAGAGTACGCTGGGGATTTTCCTTTATGGTTAGCACCTGTGCAAGCGAGATTGTTACCAGTCGGTGAAGCACAGCTAGATTTTGCTAAGGATGTCGCCGCAAAAATGGTGGCTGAGGGTATCCGTGCAGAAGTCGATACCAGTGGCGATCGCTTGGGTAAAATTATCCGCAATGCAGAGAAACAAAAAATCCCAGTCATGGCGGTGATCGGAGCTAAAGAAGTGGAATCTAACAGCTTGAGTATCCGTACCCGTGCTTCTGGGGAGTTGGGAGCTATCCCTGTGGATGAAGTGGTGGATAAAATGAAACAGGCGATCGCTAACTTCGAGAACTTCTAA
- a CDS encoding dual OB domain-containing protein yields MPIFEIICLAKSTKHGGICIAGLKTDGSGWLRPVSNKRDGTLYPEHYTLTNDSEPQLFDIIRIPCTKPEPKCHQPENWLIDSRKSWEVLGSLTLSQARRLLSPEIQRHSSPELLGTSDKQICYENLEKSPVQSSLALIKPEKVQWQVKTIDKKKFRCLFSLSGNSYDLPITDSIWTDKLDYFEEGIYSCEEVIEELKLHQFEPDKFRLTISLSEPFIPSGQEKKFCYKLVAAVINVADVKQRLGWL; encoded by the coding sequence ATGCCTATTTTTGAAATTATCTGCCTTGCCAAATCTACTAAGCATGGCGGAATTTGTATTGCTGGTTTGAAAACAGATGGTTCGGGTTGGCTGCGTCCAGTCTCTAATAAAAGAGATGGTACTCTATACCCAGAGCATTATACTCTAACCAATGACAGTGAACCTCAACTTTTTGACATTATCAGAATTCCATGTACTAAACCTGAGCCAAAATGCCACCAACCTGAAAATTGGTTAATAGATTCTAGGAAATCATGGGAAGTATTAGGAAGTTTAACTTTAAGTCAAGCTAGAAGGTTGCTAAGTCCAGAAATTCAAAGACATTCTTCTCCAGAACTGTTAGGTACTTCAGATAAACAAATTTGTTATGAAAATCTGGAAAAATCACCTGTTCAGTCTTCATTAGCACTGATAAAACCGGAAAAAGTTCAGTGGCAAGTTAAAACAATCGATAAGAAAAAATTCAGGTGTCTTTTCTCTTTATCTGGAAATTCTTATGATTTACCGATTACAGATTCTATATGGACAGATAAACTTGATTATTTTGAAGAAGGAATATATTCTTGTGAAGAAGTGATAGAAGAGTTAAAATTGCATCAGTTTGAGCCGGATAAATTCAGACTGACTATTAGCTTAAGCGAACCTTTCATACCTTCTGGGCAAGAAAAAAAGTTTTGCTATAAATTAGTGGCAGCAGTCATAAATGTTGCAGATGTGAAGCAACGCTTAGGATGGCTTTAA
- a CDS encoding Uma2 family endonuclease, giving the protein MTTNLPVITEIVPMVLQMPPAIAMTDDQFYEFCQINRDFRIERNAAGELMIMSPTGSETDERNFNLIGQLWAWTKQDGTGIGFGSSGGFTLPNGAVRSPDAAWIKCTRWEAISPELRKKFAPICPEFVIELRSESDNLRILQDKMQEYIDNGTQLGWLIDRKQRQVFIYRPNTAVEELDHPKTLCGEPLLPEFILDLSQVW; this is encoded by the coding sequence ATGACTACTAACTTACCTGTAATCACAGAAATTGTACCAATGGTCTTGCAGATGCCACCTGCGATCGCCATGACCGATGATCAATTTTATGAATTTTGTCAGATCAACCGTGATTTTCGTATTGAACGCAATGCTGCTGGAGAATTAATGATTATGTCCCCCACTGGTTCAGAAACCGATGAGCGCAATTTTAACTTAATTGGCCAGTTGTGGGCGTGGACAAAGCAAGATGGTACAGGTATTGGGTTTGGTTCCAGTGGTGGATTTACCTTACCTAATGGCGCGGTTCGTTCTCCCGATGCAGCATGGATAAAATGCACACGTTGGGAAGCTATATCACCGGAACTGCGAAAGAAATTTGCCCCAATATGTCCTGAGTTTGTCATTGAATTGCGTTCTGAGAGTGATAACTTGCGAATTTTGCAAGACAAGATGCAAGAGTATATAGATAATGGCACGCAACTTGGTTGGTTAATTGATAGAAAGCAACGCCAAGTTTTTATCTATCGTCCCAATACTGCGGTTGAGGAATTAGATCACCCTAAAACCCTTTGCGGTGAGCCGTTACTACCTGAGTTTATTTTAGATTTAAGTCAAGTTTGGTAA
- a CDS encoding Rpn family recombination-promoting nuclease/putative transposase has translation MRRDSIFYQLFQQSPTLLFELLTNPPGNAGAYRFDSVAVKEPKFEIDGVFLPPENESPGVVYFCEVQFQKDEKLYERVVAESSLYFYRNSDRFSDWQAVIIYPSRSIEQSNIYPHRGFLNGNQVHRVYLDELGDIRQLPLWVALMVLTTLDSEQAPSEAKYLLERSACEEAETASSAIIELVTTIMVYKFEKLSRREVEAMLGITLKETRVYREIKEEGREEGVQRERSFILRLLTRRVGELPPDVRQRVETLSLEQLENLGEALLDFSSMADLQSWLG, from the coding sequence ATGCGCCGAGATTCCATATTTTATCAACTATTTCAACAATCCCCGACTTTATTATTTGAACTATTGACAAATCCGCCAGGAAATGCTGGGGCATATCGCTTTGATTCGGTAGCTGTCAAAGAACCCAAGTTTGAAATTGACGGGGTATTTTTACCACCAGAAAATGAAAGTCCGGGTGTGGTGTATTTCTGTGAGGTGCAGTTTCAAAAAGACGAAAAACTCTATGAGAGAGTAGTTGCTGAATCTTCATTATATTTCTACCGCAACAGTGACAGATTTAGTGATTGGCAAGCAGTGATAATTTACCCATCACGCAGTATTGAACAAAGTAATATTTATCCCCATCGTGGTTTCCTGAACGGTAATCAGGTGCATCGAGTGTATTTGGATGAATTGGGAGATATTCGTCAATTACCTCTATGGGTAGCATTGATGGTATTAACCACTCTAGACTCAGAACAAGCACCCTCTGAGGCTAAGTATTTACTTGAACGTTCCGCTTGTGAGGAAGCAGAAACCGCAAGTAGCGCCATAATTGAATTAGTAACCACAATCATGGTTTACAAGTTTGAAAAATTAAGCCGCAGGGAGGTTGAAGCGATGCTAGGAATAACACTCAAAGAAACGCGAGTTTACCGGGAAATCAAGGAAGAAGGTCGGGAAGAAGGAGTACAAAGAGAAAGATCCTTCATACTGCGACTCCTAACTCGACGAGTGGGAGAATTACCTCCAGATGTGCGCCAGCGTGTTGAAACTCTCTCTTTGGAACAATTAGAAAATCTGGGTGAAGCCTTGCTTGATTTTAGCAGTATGGCTGATTTGCAGTCCTGGTTAGGCTAG
- a CDS encoding DUF488 family protein, producing the protein MSEQVNLFTIGFTQKKAEQFFETLIKAGVKRVIDTRLNNVSQLAGFAKKNDLEYFLRKIGEIEYIHILDLAPTKDILEEYKKKQINWALYEKRFNQLITERQIEKKVNSDLLDEACLLCSEAKPHNCHRRLVAEYLQNKLNTPIKIHHL; encoded by the coding sequence ATGAGCGAGCAAGTTAATCTATTTACTATTGGCTTTACTCAGAAAAAAGCCGAGCAATTCTTTGAAACACTTATCAAAGCGGGGGTTAAGCGAGTCATTGACACTCGACTAAATAATGTTTCCCAATTGGCGGGATTTGCCAAAAAGAATGATTTAGAGTATTTTCTCCGTAAAATTGGAGAAATTGAATATATCCATATTCTTGATTTAGCTCCAACTAAAGATATTCTCGAAGAATATAAAAAAAAGCAAATAAACTGGGCATTATATGAAAAGAGGTTCAATCAACTCATCACAGAGAGACAGATTGAGAAGAAGGTTAATTCAGACCTTTTAGATGAAGCTTGTTTGTTGTGTAGTGAAGCAAAGCCTCATAATTGCCATCGTCGGTTAGTTGCTGAGTATTTGCAAAATAAGCTAAACACACCTATCAAAATTCATCACCTCTAA
- the thrB gene encoding homoserine kinase, whose amino-acid sequence MSVISSITVTVPATTANLGPGFDCIGAALTLYNKFKFTRLDEGGLIIDVTGAEAERVQTDESNLLYQAFVKLYQYIGQTPPSVKMEIQLGVPLARGLGSSATAIVGGLVGANQLAGAPLTQLQVMELAIAMEGHPDNVVPALLGGCRLAATSADNWAICDIPWNEDIVPVLAIPDFELSTSEARQVLPTQVSRADAIFNTAHLGLLLRGLQTGKGEWLSTALQDRLHQPYRQALIPGYDAVNAAAMKAGAYGMVISGAGPTLLALVDQLHSQAVEAAMLSAWQSTGITATVRSLSLDTQGASYQG is encoded by the coding sequence ATGTCTGTTATTTCTAGTATCACTGTTACCGTTCCCGCCACTACAGCTAACTTAGGGCCTGGTTTTGACTGTATCGGTGCAGCTTTAACGCTGTACAACAAATTCAAATTCACTCGCCTCGATGAGGGTGGATTAATTATTGATGTCACAGGTGCAGAAGCTGAACGGGTGCAAACTGATGAAAGTAATCTGCTCTATCAGGCTTTTGTCAAGTTATATCAATATATAGGACAAACACCGCCATCGGTAAAAATGGAAATTCAGCTTGGTGTACCCTTAGCCAGAGGTTTGGGTAGTTCAGCGACAGCCATTGTCGGCGGTTTAGTCGGCGCTAATCAACTGGCGGGTGCGCCTTTGACTCAATTACAGGTGATGGAATTAGCGATCGCAATGGAAGGACATCCTGATAATGTAGTTCCAGCCCTATTGGGGGGATGTCGTCTGGCTGCTACCAGTGCCGATAATTGGGCAATTTGCGATATTCCCTGGAATGAAGATATTGTCCCAGTGCTAGCTATTCCTGATTTTGAGCTTTCCACCAGTGAAGCACGGCAAGTTTTACCCACTCAAGTCAGTCGTGCAGATGCAATTTTCAACACAGCACATCTGGGGTTATTGTTGCGCGGTTTGCAAACAGGTAAGGGAGAATGGTTAAGCACAGCTTTACAAGATAGATTGCATCAACCATATCGCCAAGCTTTGATTCCTGGTTACGATGCTGTGAATGCAGCTGCAATGAAAGCTGGTGCTTATGGGATGGTAATTAGTGGCGCAGGACCGACACTGTTAGCCTTAGTAGATCAGTTACATTCCCAGGCTGTAGAAGCGGCGATGTTATCAGCTTGGCAATCAACCGGAATTACAGCCACAGTGCGATCGCTTTCTCTGGATACCCAAGGTGCAAGCTACCAAGGATAA
- a CDS encoding DUF1257 domain-containing protein, giving the protein MSHFSTLRTKITDAEILKSSLRDLGISVKTEADVRGYNGQRVRSDIVAVLEGEYDLGWSHNSDGSFDLIADLWGVAKKHNQTELINSINQKYAVNKTLSEVKQRGLQNANVKLVLQ; this is encoded by the coding sequence ATGTCTCATTTTAGCACTCTGCGTACCAAAATCACCGATGCTGAGATCCTCAAGTCTTCTTTACGCGACCTTGGTATTAGCGTGAAGACTGAAGCGGATGTTCGTGGTTACAATGGTCAGCGCGTTCGTTCCGACATCGTAGCTGTTTTGGAAGGCGAATATGATCTAGGTTGGTCTCACAATAGCGATGGTTCCTTTGACCTTATCGCTGACCTGTGGGGCGTTGCTAAGAAGCACAATCAGACCGAGTTGATCAACTCCATCAACCAAAAGTATGCTGTTAACAAAACCTTGTCTGAAGTAAAACAGCGCGGTCTGCAAAACGCCAATGTCAAGTTGGTATTGCAATAG
- a CDS encoding DUF488 family protein: protein MKIFTIGHSNHSIETFIENLKQNGITAVADVRSSPYSRRFPHFNQPAFKKALQTVDIAYVSLGDNLGARPHDRSCYVEGMARYDLISATKAFATGLNRLIKGAEQHQISLMCAEQDPIVCHRAILVCPHLKKTGLEINHIHKNGDLESHECLEDRLLKQHNLYKLLPDNQNSVKQLSLFDMRPIDTIEKPLSREELIQKAYQLQGDRIAYVERTYTETEDSHERAS from the coding sequence ATGAAAATATTCACTATTGGACACTCCAATCATTCAATTGAAACTTTTATTGAAAATTTAAAACAAAATGGAATTACGGCTGTAGCAGATGTACGCTCTAGCCCTTACAGTCGGAGATTTCCACATTTCAATCAACCTGCTTTTAAAAAAGCACTCCAAACCGTAGATATTGCATATGTCAGCCTTGGCGATAATTTAGGCGCTCGTCCTCATGATCGAAGCTGTTACGTAGAGGGTATGGCTCGTTATGATTTAATTAGTGCCACGAAAGCTTTCGCAACAGGGTTAAATCGTCTGATTAAGGGTGCTGAACAACATCAAATTAGTTTAATGTGTGCTGAACAAGACCCTATTGTTTGCCATAGAGCTATTTTGGTTTGTCCACATTTGAAAAAGACAGGTTTAGAAATTAACCATATTCATAAAAATGGTGACTTAGAATCACATGAATGTTTAGAAGATAGACTATTAAAGCAGCATAATTTATATAAATTGTTGCCTGATAACCAAAATTCTGTTAAACAACTTTCTCTCTTTGATATGCGACCTATAGATACTATAGAAAAACCCCTTTCTCGTGAGGAATTAATTCAAAAAGCATATCAGTTACAAGGTGACAGAATAGCGTATGTAGAACGGACATATACAGAAACAGAAGATTCTCATGAGCGAGCAAGTTAA
- a CDS encoding DUF2973 domain-containing protein, with the protein MLHLLYILAFTILAVLAVANLIRNLIMFSFDRERVYPGKYSSMDNQGYMSSRKQFIPHPELLDNAGNLIKEPLLVMRSVNVEDARQQLDALYESSPGQKSDREEG; encoded by the coding sequence ATGTTACACCTACTTTACATTCTGGCTTTTACAATTCTGGCTGTTTTAGCCGTAGCTAACTTAATCCGCAACTTGATTATGTTCAGTTTTGATCGAGAACGAGTTTATCCCGGTAAATACTCATCAATGGATAATCAAGGCTATATGTCTTCGAGAAAACAATTTATTCCCCACCCAGAATTATTAGATAACGCTGGTAATTTAATTAAAGAACCTCTGTTAGTCATGCGTTCAGTTAACGTTGAAGATGCTCGTCAACAGTTAGATGCTCTTTATGAATCTTCTCCAGGACAAAAAAGCGACCGAGAAGAAGGTTAA
- a CDS encoding DUF2605 domain-containing protein, with protein sequence MRDSNLPGAEMLKTVLEPLLEDFNDWFARSRELLETGQLSFMSHEEQSDLLLRVKQAQNELNAAKMLFTATDGQVGVEMTILMPWHRLVTECWNVSMRFRQTQEV encoded by the coding sequence ATGCGAGACTCGAATTTACCAGGGGCTGAGATGCTGAAAACGGTGTTAGAACCTCTACTGGAGGATTTTAATGATTGGTTTGCGCGATCGCGTGAATTGTTAGAAACCGGGCAACTCTCATTTATGAGTCACGAGGAGCAATCAGATTTACTTTTGCGAGTCAAGCAAGCGCAAAATGAACTAAACGCAGCCAAGATGCTATTTACAGCCACGGATGGACAAGTCGGCGTTGAGATGACCATCTTAATGCCTTGGCATCGATTGGTAACAGAATGTTGGAATGTATCAATGCGCTTTCGTCAGACACAGGAAGTCTAA
- a CDS encoding DUF6972 family protein, which produces MSLIDRELTLDTKHVAKHLPDTPQMQQLLQKEGSAHIFIDEATIYILAQAIIEQGEFTGMIRGHERYGLYFTEPIGYRLSIDGGKIPLYYAEMKVKGNKYHVIPRTKPSR; this is translated from the coding sequence ATGAGTTTAATTGACCGTGAACTAACTCTTGACACTAAACACGTTGCCAAGCATCTCCCAGATACTCCTCAAATGCAACAGCTACTCCAAAAAGAAGGAAGCGCTCATATATTTATTGATGAAGCGACAATATATATACTTGCTCAAGCAATCATAGAGCAAGGAGAATTTACAGGGATGATTCGCGGACATGAACGCTATGGATTATACTTTACCGAACCAATTGGATATCGTCTCAGTATTGATGGCGGTAAAATCCCACTTTATTACGCTGAAATGAAAGTAAAAGGAAACAAATACCATGTTATCCCACGCACAAAACCTAGTAGATAA
- a CDS encoding AAA family ATPase, whose product MKEELNILIQAQYPLIYLVTSEEERAEQAISTIAQLLKPQRRVYVWTVTHGIVEYGQPRNVTQHNTVSPEAAIEWIIRQKEPGIFILKDLHPFIDAPATTRSLRDAIASFKGMQKNIILMSPMQQVPIELEKEVVVLDFKLPDMAELNKVLTYHLEQNRGRRLTTEAREKLLRAALGLTKDESEKVYRKAQVTTGRLTEEEVDIVLSEKKQLIRRNGILEYIEEDATIDAVGGLEELKRWLKQRSNAFTERAREYGLPQPKGMLILGVPGCGKSLIAKTTSRLWGLPLLRLDMGRVYDGSMVGRSEANLRNALKTAESISPAILFIDELDKSFAGSSGSSDSDGGTSSRIFGSFLTWMQDKKSPVFVMATANRVERLPGEFLRKGRFDEIFFVDLPTAEERQDIYNIHLTKRREDISRFDLEQLAKMSDGFSGAEIEQALVAAMYEAFAQDREFTQLDIIAALKATLPLSRTMQEQVTALRDWARQRARPAAASVAEYQRMEF is encoded by the coding sequence ATGAAAGAAGAGCTCAATATCTTAATTCAAGCTCAATATCCTCTAATCTACCTTGTGACCTCCGAGGAAGAACGGGCGGAACAGGCAATTTCCACAATCGCCCAATTATTAAAGCCCCAACGCCGCGTCTACGTCTGGACAGTAACTCACGGCATCGTGGAATATGGGCAACCCCGGAACGTCACCCAACACAATACTGTTTCGCCGGAGGCTGCGATTGAGTGGATCATCCGGCAGAAAGAACCTGGTATATTTATTCTTAAAGATTTACATCCGTTTATTGATGCGCCTGCTACAACGAGATCCTTACGTGATGCGATCGCTAGTTTTAAGGGAATGCAGAAAAACATCATTTTGATGTCACCCATGCAACAAGTTCCCATTGAACTAGAAAAAGAAGTTGTCGTTCTTGACTTCAAATTGCCAGATATGGCGGAGTTAAACAAAGTTTTAACCTACCATTTAGAGCAAAATCGAGGCAGACGGTTGACAACCGAGGCGCGAGAAAAGCTTCTCAGAGCAGCTTTAGGTTTAACTAAAGATGAATCTGAAAAAGTATACCGTAAAGCACAGGTAACAACTGGACGCTTAACGGAAGAAGAAGTAGATATAGTTCTATCTGAGAAAAAGCAACTGATTCGGCGCAATGGTATTTTAGAATACATCGAAGAAGATGCAACCATTGATGCTGTAGGTGGCTTAGAAGAACTCAAAAGGTGGCTCAAACAGCGCTCTAATGCCTTTACAGAAAGGGCAAGAGAGTATGGTTTGCCTCAACCCAAAGGAATGTTAATTCTTGGTGTTCCCGGTTGTGGTAAGTCACTAATTGCCAAGACTACCTCCCGACTGTGGGGTTTGCCATTACTACGCCTAGACATGGGGCGAGTATATGACGGCTCAATGGTGGGACGAAGTGAAGCCAATCTACGTAACGCCCTAAAAACAGCAGAATCCATCTCTCCAGCGATTCTGTTCATAGACGAATTAGATAAATCCTTTGCAGGTAGCTCAGGTTCATCTGATTCCGATGGTGGTACATCAAGTAGAATCTTTGGTTCTTTCCTAACTTGGATGCAAGACAAGAAATCTCCTGTATTTGTGATGGCAACCGCGAACCGAGTGGAACGCTTGCCTGGAGAGTTTCTGAGGAAAGGACGCTTTGACGAAATTTTCTTTGTGGATCTGCCCACAGCCGAAGAAAGGCAGGATATATATAATATCCACCTCACCAAACGTCGTGAAGACATTTCTCGATTCGACCTTGAGCAATTAGCCAAGATGTCTGACGGCTTCTCTGGGGCAGAAATTGAACAAGCACTTGTGGCGGCAATGTATGAAGCCTTCGCCCAAGACCGCGAGTTCACCCAATTAGATATTATTGCTGCACTAAAAGCAACTCTGCCGTTGTCACGTACCATGCAAGAACAGGTAACAGCCCTAAGAGATTGGGCCAGACAGCGCGCACGACCCGCCGCAGCCTCCGTCGCCGAATATCAGCGCATGGAGTTTTAA